The following proteins are co-located in the Longimicrobium terrae genome:
- a CDS encoding N-6 DNA methylase yields MGSTGKPDPGKRFRDTIHQLCAGKHQYWRVFSDWAEATALTLVAIVRRDHEIADRRAEILERYTEIERAGFQAMVECVMEALESDPGNDFLGQQFMQMELSNHWKGQFFTPPTVAIMMAQFALGSAEELRERVQRTHFVTVQDPAVGAGVMLIAAAAVVRAAGLDPRDHLHVTGVDVDPTAAHMAYIQLCLLGIPGRVIVGNSLGGDVTSIWPTVAHELGMWDLRLAARRLCSGE; encoded by the coding sequence ATGGGCAGCACTGGCAAGCCGGATCCGGGCAAGCGGTTCAGGGACACGATCCACCAACTCTGCGCCGGTAAGCACCAGTATTGGCGCGTGTTCTCGGACTGGGCAGAAGCCACTGCGCTGACATTGGTTGCAATCGTCCGCCGGGATCATGAAATCGCAGACCGGCGCGCCGAAATCCTGGAGCGCTACACCGAGATAGAGCGCGCGGGCTTCCAGGCGATGGTGGAATGCGTCATGGAGGCGCTGGAAAGCGATCCGGGAAACGACTTCCTCGGGCAGCAGTTCATGCAGATGGAACTGTCCAACCATTGGAAGGGACAGTTCTTCACGCCACCTACCGTGGCGATCATGATGGCCCAGTTCGCTTTGGGGAGCGCGGAGGAGCTGCGGGAGAGGGTACAGAGGACGCACTTCGTGACCGTGCAGGACCCGGCCGTAGGTGCTGGAGTAATGCTGATTGCCGCAGCCGCGGTGGTGCGCGCGGCGGGGCTCGATCCCCGCGACCACCTGCACGTGACCGGCGTAGATGTGGATCCCACGGCCGCCCACATGGCCTACATCCAGCTGTGCCTGCTGGGGATTCCCGGACGTGTCATCGTCGGGAACAGTCTGGGTGGGGATGTCACTTCGATCTGGCCTACCGTGGCACACGAACTGGGCATGTGGGACCTCCGCCTGGCTGCCCGCCGACTCTGCTCCGGGGAGTGA
- a CDS encoding DUF7003 family protein, with protein MDLLKELDTKAETFEFPVLDNANWDYGGGRIRGFRAGDKVALVFELMVFLPGSLQFLVDIYAFGDLLQRDGGYSGSWTLFSELAEHPLWDGEGEWISGASNMVVALNEAQVVEAAAPGTSWTRPGAIQVRLSAGDERAEGDLIAALARELGMRVLVPDETLFEHVPELVATDEVARLSCWDHPDVAEGELPSASRSLQALVSFLLNKTTRLEHDHEGDNSDRRSWSAE; from the coding sequence ATGGACCTGCTGAAAGAACTGGACACCAAGGCTGAGACCTTTGAGTTCCCGGTCTTGGATAATGCGAACTGGGACTACGGCGGAGGACGGATCCGTGGCTTCAGGGCAGGTGACAAGGTAGCGCTTGTCTTCGAGTTGATGGTGTTCCTGCCAGGCTCGCTGCAGTTCCTCGTCGACATCTACGCATTCGGAGACCTGCTCCAGAGGGATGGGGGTTATTCCGGATCTTGGACGTTGTTCTCAGAACTCGCAGAGCATCCGCTGTGGGACGGTGAAGGAGAGTGGATTTCCGGGGCGTCCAATATGGTGGTGGCGCTGAACGAGGCTCAGGTGGTTGAAGCGGCAGCCCCCGGGACTTCATGGACCCGTCCTGGCGCCATTCAGGTGAGGCTGTCCGCGGGAGATGAACGCGCAGAGGGAGATCTCATCGCGGCGCTCGCGCGCGAACTGGGAATGCGAGTTCTCGTACCAGACGAGACACTGTTCGAGCATGTACCTGAACTCGTTGCGACGGACGAGGTCGCGCGACTCAGTTGCTGGGATCATCCGGACGTTGCAGAAGGAGAGCTGCCCTCGGCGTCACGATCGCTTCAGGCGTTGGTGTCGTTTCTCCTCAACAAGACAACTCGGCTCGAGCACGACCACGAGGGGGATAACTCCGACCGGCGCTCGTGGTCGGCCGAATAG